From the Helianthus annuus cultivar XRQ/B chromosome 17, HanXRQr2.0-SUNRISE, whole genome shotgun sequence genome, the window tcttttatatgttttacgtttcgatttaatttttttcgcattaacacaccgcatcagtgttggtggtcgctggcaGTAGTGTAACATTGGTGTTCGCCCCTGCCGCAACGCGGGGGTGTTTAATACTAGTTAATAAATAAATGCATATAAGCAACTAGGTTATATATATTACATAGGGTAAGGTTCGAATACATTAttctaaaaataagaagtcgtagaAAAAGTATCAAACGGACTCCGATTGAACTCACTTAAACATGTAGGAACCGTCTTGTCGAACTTGGTGatatgagattttaggttttctCTTTTAGTTTTTTTGCTTGTAGATTTTAGAGTTTTTGTTTagattattttttctttttatttagcACTGTCTTTTCTTTATCTGCACCATTGTGTCTCTTTTGAGATTTATTGTATCTTTTTTCATTTATATTGTGTTAAATTTGTCGGCATTATGTTATATTTTGCAATTCATTGTTTCTTCGTACTCTTCTTAAATTTACGAGACTTTGTAAAATAGCTTTACCAAGATAATACTTTCCTTGAATATTGTTACACTAATTAAACCATGCCACATGCtttttttttgtttcaatttaacccctttatatatatacttttaacgatttaatatactaattaataattttattttatcTAATAACTTGCGTTTATTAATTTTATTGAAAACGTAGTTGTATTTAAAATGCAATACTGGTGGTGTAATGAACTTAGGCCAATCAAACAACATTGATACTGGTATCAGTATTCGTTTATATAGTTTTTGATCAACACATAACACGTAAAGATGTCCTTTCAAGTTGTACTGCTAACGAATCGAACTGATATCAACAAAACAACATCGGTAGAGAATCAATTTATTAAAATCATATGATTTTGTAGCATTGTGCGAGTGAAGCTTATAGCTACTACATATCAAATGATTAAATAAGCAAGTAGATTGCTATATAAGTATATTAACCCTCTTCGAATTAGACAACATTTTGTGACCGCTTTTAAACAATTATCCTATGACCAAAAAACATGTGATAGTTAATTTGAGGATAGTCCTTTTAGTAGATGCATATGCTTTATGAGGAGAGGTCGCAGGTTTAAATTTAGACAATGAAGACATATTTAGAATTATTGATGTAATAAAGCATAAACAAGTATTTCAAGACTTATTTAGAATTATTAGTGTAATAAAGAAACAACAAGTGTTCTGTTAAaaaaaagaacatgtaatacaaAAAGGAAGTTAATAAAACCACATCTCataatcttattttcacaccctCTATACGAGTCTTATAACCCTCTATACAGGTCGTATAGGGTTATAAGACTCGTATAGAATAATTTGACATGTCAAATATTAgatcgtataatgttatacggctcgtataatgttatacgactcGTATAAATGGAGAAAAAAATTAGGCCACATAACATTCTATACAGGCTGTATAACATTACATGGGTCGTATACATTATATGAGGTTTTGGTCGTATATCACTATATGCAGGGGCGGTTCTTAGAAGGCCACTGGCAGGGCTACGGcccgggcaagtttttcggccgtagtgctaattttccgcatttcgatcgaaattttttatatatactatgtttggcccgggcttgCCCGAGCTTCttttagtgcccgtgtctttcggccctggcacgttcaacgggcaagatccgccactgactATATGGGTCGCATAAcattgtatacgggtcgtatataatgttatacggctcgtatacatgGAGACAAAAACACATTTTCTAACATTTTTTCAAGATTCtcttatacgacccgtataactTTATACACGCTGTATTAGGCtaagagttggctacaaagtccaaatttcctaaaaagagTAAAGTCATAAACATACTCAAAATCCAGAAATAACataatgaatattactaaaacaccatatctgggtcttttgttttgtgttttggatAATAAGTCTTTAATTAGTAAATGACTaacattattgtgttttatgatgaTTATcattttgtgttttatattcatgaTTCTACGATTATATATTTGATGTTTTTATGGAGTTAGAGTTGcgtatggtgttttagtaatctaTTTTTTGTGGGGTTTTCATGTattttatagctgaaattgtaATATTTTAAGATTTTGTAcacattttaaaaattttagaatttttaaCCGAACCCTACTCTAACTATGTGAGtgtaaaaataagattttaataGTCTAGGAATACCAGTATCCAATACAAAAATAATAAACACATTACAAGGTGAGTTCTCTACCTTTCATTATGGTAAATCCTTTTCCCACACAGAAAACACCCAAACCAAAAACCTCACCCTCCTtccacttgtacattatgcatgaCAACTTGTGCATCCACTTTCCACCCCAATTCCCACCCTTTCCACTCTCACTTTTTACCATTAAAAACTGCTCACACACTATGACAGCTTTTCATATCTTTTGCAGACCAACAACAACAAACCGATCGGaaaacaaaacctcaaatgttggACTACGAATGGGGCATGCTAAACGGCGCCGTTTCAGTCACCGCCGTCGACGAGCCCGCCTCACAATCTGACCAAACCCGCCACATCTTTGACCACTACTCACAAACCTTCAACGACACCAACAATTCACACTATCTCAACCCAAATGACTTCATTCACCAAACCCATAACCCGACCCATCACTACCTCCACAACCACCCGACCCAAACCCACCCCCATTTCAGTTCCATGTACGACCCACGCGCCTACGCCGGCGAGTGTGGATACCAACACTCTCCAACGCCGTTACTCTCGCTTGAGCCGGAGAGCGGCGGCTCGCAACCGGCTTACATGCTCTTGCCGAAAACGGAGCCGGCGGCTTGCGCCATTGACTTTGCTAACAACCGGATTGGGTTGAACTTGGGTGGGCGGACGTATTTTTCATCCGCAGAGGATGATTTTGTGAACCGGCTGTACCGCCGGTCCAGGCCGCTAGAGGCAGCGCTTGTTAGCTCGCCACGCTGTCAGGCTGAGGGGTGTAATGCCGATCTTACCAACGCTAAACATTACCACCGCCGACACAAGGTGTGCGAGTTTCACTCCAAGGCTTCTACTGTCATCACCGCTGGCTTGACCCAACGCTTTTGCCAGCAGTGTAGCAGGTTGGTTATTTTAGTACGGTAAACGTACCcctgattttttttcttttaaataaacGCACCTCCTGTGAACAGCTGTTTCACTGCTCACAAGAGGGGTGTGTTCAGTCTTTTGGGAGGGGGGGTTGCGTTTAGACTTTAGACTGCACTTTGGttatcacttttataaatttatcaTCATAAAATTCAAAAAGTACAACCACTTAATGCTTTGGGTAGATCATCTTAACGGCTATAGTATAAACCTATGCAATAAGTGTTTGTACTAGTGAATATCATAGCTTGTTTGATGTTCAACTATGATTGCATGATGTACAAGTGATTTTACTGTTGATCACAAGTACAATTTTTGGAAATTTTGAAAACGGACGAAAATGCCCTTGAGTGCTGGCCTGGGGTACAAGGAAGCTATGGACAATGATTGGTGTACATGGGGGTGATCCCGAGGGCATTTTGGGTCCGTAAAAATTTCTGTTTCCCATATAATATGTGGATTTACACTTTGCGACGTACTGTTTGCTTTTGCTTCTTATAGTAACATATACCCAAAATACCCCTTCACTTCTTGCATTTATTAATTAGTACTACTAATAATtggttaattattatttttaggaGTTTTTATAGTTTTAGTTTTCAGTTTGGAAATTTAAAAAGaaattgatttatttatttattttttttatacatTGTGATAAAGATTCCATCTCTTGTCGGAATTTGATAATGGAAAGAGAAGTTGTCGGAAGAGATTGGCTGATCACAACCGTCGGCGTAGAAAATCATCACAAAATCAAGACCATAGCAAGTCCTTCGTCACTGCTACAAGTACTCAAAGTTCATCTTCCGAAATCATATCAAGTAAGCCCAATTAACTATAGATGCGTGTAAAtgttataattaattaatatattttaagTAAAGCATCGCACATGGATATTATGCAATTATCATAGTTGGGCaaggttctagagtgaacactagggTATTTGCGAACTGACTGAACAAATCCTAACCATTgatatcatcaaatcgtaaaatacactagttatttcatcatcaaatcctgaccattgatttacacacgtgtatggccaggattagttcgaTCAGTtagcaaatacactagtgtttaCTCTTGATCATAATCCAATCCTATCATagttaaaacaaaatatataaatatttattttacaTGTATTAGTTCACGATTTAAATCATTACTCAgaatatattaataaaatcatatttattttaaaactCGTTTACTTTTTTATAGGGTATCAAGCGGATTCAAGAGTTTAATCCTGATGGGTGGCACAATGCAATTGGTTTCCATTATCGAAGATCAACATGGTATCCCTCGACTAGGTGACTAGCTAGTATAAATAATGTCGTTTTTCTATTAAATTTTTAGATTGGTACGACAAAAGTTTTAATTTCATCGGATTTTAATTCTTAATTAAATGTATGGTAGGCTTAATTAGTTTTATATATAGAAATTATTTACTGACTCTAGTTTTATCTATTGCGATCTTGGTTACAACAATGAATGTGATGAGTTAGTTATACAAGTTATCAGTGAAAATGTTATGTAAGTTAAGATCGTATTTTATCATCTTTACGTTTATTTTACATTAATTGTTTTACTTTGGGGTGTTTATGGTCCAGTTTTGCTGAAGATTTTCGACCAAACCGCTAAACACGGTTTCGGGGAATGACAAACCAAACCGGTCGGGTTTGGTGGTTTGGCATACCAGTGCGTTATACAAGGTTGCCGGTTTGAACCACCTTTTCTTTTTTTCAAAACGTGAGttaatttgtttaaaatttttaaaaattttaaaaatagttCATGATTATAGACTTTATAGTACATATATATAGACTAAAAAAATTGAAATATGAAAATATAAAGAAATAATAAATATTAAACGTTAGCTCGATTTATCTGACCAGTTTTATATTTCAAATAACACCAAACCAATAGACTGACAAACCGTTTAAAACTCAAACTGACCGATTTACCTCGACTTAGACGGTTCAATGAGTTTCAAACGCTTAATGCTAAAAAACCGTTCTTATGTTGTACCAAGTTTTGTTCCATTCATTAGGAGAAATGATGTTTGAATGTAGTTGGTATTTTTTAGTGAATACTTTAGAACAATAAGGGTAAAAAGGTAAGTTAAAGAGAAAAGAAAGGGGAAAGGAAGAAGAGGTCAAAAAGTCAAGCTGTCTCCTGCATGGAAGCTATATTTGATGAAGTTATTATTCTCTGTGGGTCCTTCCATGAGATGCATTCATGTGGTCCTCCTAATTAGGGTTTCAACTTTTCTTTCATATTTTGATAATATACACATTAAATaagtttttaatttgtttttgttACGTTCTTTAATATTAACCTCTGAAAACACTTTCTATAAATAGACTAAATTATTTATTTACCATGTGACTATAGAGATAAAAGGCGTCTCTAAAAATTCAGGTACcttgttcgagcttgaaaaaatgtGCCTTTTCGTAATATTTTATGATTATTAAAAATTCACTTTAGTATTGGGCTCAATAAACCTAATGTcaagtgggctaaattctaaaccataaataTGATTTGTAAATGGGTCTATATTTGaattggtatgtgtttactatttaaaaaaaataacatatatcagattttttttaaatcgtGTGCCTCTCGAAATCATGGGCCTTGTGCAGAGGTCCTCCTCGCACACCATCAAAGCCGCCACTGATAGACACGATAAATCAAAACTAGTCCTACATTTTTTAATCTGTTTTCTAGATGCCTTTGTATaattacaatatatatatatatatatatatatatatatatatatatatataggttactTGTAAATTTCTAAAAAGGTTAAGAAGTCATAGGAATTAAACATATGataatcattaaaattaagggtgaACGGTATAAAAGTAATTGAAACAATGAATTAAATATAGATAAAACATAATATCTGCGAAATAAAAACACCATATACCTGCAAAATAAAACTTCATGATTCTTTGTTAACAACAAAATAAAACATCATAACTGCAAATAAAACACCATTTACCTTATGTATCTGAATCACCATTGTATGAACATGCTCAAAACATCATGTGCTAAAAACATCCGATTGAAAcgtaattttaaatatatatatatatatatatatatatatatatatatatatatatatatatagcaatatggtactcatattaaagataaaaaagctCCTTATTATGgtgtattttttcaaaaaaaaaattacatataaaaaagttattggcgTATACTAAAAGGAGGGAAAGTTACATGTGCCTTGTATGTCTACATGTGAGTTTCTGAATATAGAACACGTAAAATTAAATTTGTACATCTACGTTATCAAataattaactaaaattaaaacataatttacaaaaatgtcactaATCAATCTCCTTCATCCAAAATACAATCTAATGGTTCATAAGACTTTTTAGATATAACACTCTTTGGGCTAACTCTCATGTGGCGCGTGCTACAATTCAGGAGGATGGACGTTTTCGTCTTTTTCCATTTCTCTATTAGGGTATTGATTTTTTCTATTTTCCCCTGCGCATATGTGTGGTGTTTTTACTTATTATTCACTGAATCACATTTTTTTCTTGGCGTTTGTTCATTGTTTTAGATCACATAGTTTTGGCGTTTGTTTAATGGTTTAGACCACACCTTTTTAGAGTTTTGTATCATGTTTTGATTGATCAAATTAATCTTCCTAAAAAATTCAAAGTGTAAAGATAATGGTGTTCATGGCATTCTTACAAACATCATAATTCATTTATAAAAAACACAACATCCCCCTCATCCTTCATTCAAACTGAACCACAATCTTGTTTCTTATAGGGTTTGACGCCcttaaatcacagagttgttgaAGGTAGTCAACATTATACGCATTCAGGATTTGGTGCACTGTGTAGTGATCGTTTTCTCCGTTGCTGTAACTAACTGTCACGGTCGTCAAATGTTCATTCAAGCTCCAACCTGTAACGGTTGGTTGCTCAAAATCATCATCTACTATAAATCTTCTATTCAACATGTTAGTGTATATTATGTATGtccgccactgtgcgaatagactagatagagcgtgtgttgaatattgtatagttgAGATACGAACACATGACTTTGTAGAGGACGAGAGAGGTTCGTACGAATGTAATTTCGTAAGGATGTAACACCTTCGTAAGGATGTAACTCATTCGTGCGAATGTAACTACGTCCGCACGGACAAGCTCATCTGCACGGAAGTGCTCGTCTGTCCCAACCTCTTGTACATATATAGTTTCGTGTGTTCATTAGTTGATAAATTTTGGGAGTTTGGCTGGAGAGATTGTTGATGCTCTCTCCAGCCGGTCAACGATGTATGCTCTTTTGGTATGGAAGTTTTGTACTTATGACTATTCTTATGAGACTTCTATCGAATTTGCTTTATTATATCCAAACTTCCGTCTAAACCCGCCCGATCCTGAACtttcaattggtatcagagctataccGATTCAACCGATCTAATAGTTTTATTGAATCACCTACGCTCATGATTTATGGACTTTTCTGGGTTTTTAGACGTAAATCTTCAAATACATGGTCAATCACGGACAAAAAGTAAAATTGAGACCACAAGATTAATTAGTATTGAATTTCGACATAGTCTTTGAAAGAATCATCATAAAAGTCGAAGAAATAAAGATTTTATTCGAAAAATGTGATCAGCGATGTTTCGAACGGAGGAATACGTCCGTACGGATGTAATACATCCGCACGGAAGTAATTCATCCGCATGAACCAGACTACGTCCGCATAAACCAAGATTCATTCGTTCTAAAATCATTTCATCCGCACGAAGGAGACATTCGCACGAATGAACCCCTTTTCATCCGCGCGAATGTGCCCAAACGGCTAAAGAAAGGCATTTCTTGATCGTGGTGATGAGACAAGTGTCCAGAAAAAATTTGGTGATAGAAatttttttcaagattttaacGTCAATTGCGGGCTGTTCAGGGATACCGTCTGAGGATTCAGAGAACAGATTTGATGATCAGATCATAAAGTTTTGAAGATAGTGGGGTAGTCTCGGATATATATGCAGAATGTTTATAATTTGGAGTAGTGACTATTAATGGGCCAAATAGAAAAATCCGCAATTATGAAAAACTGACTTTTGTAAAGCAAAATGTCACATTTTCCACATAGTTAAGTTTCTTCAGTGAACAGACAGGACTGAATTTGCTTGTTTTGAGGGGGGAAATTCAGTGATAAGTATAAAGAGGTcaaaatttgcaaaaatgagggggaataaaaatttcgTTAGAATATATTAAAATTCCGGCATTTTTGAAATTCAGACGTGGAACAGCATTCGGGTGGTTCCGAATTCAGATTGTCCGGGGATGCATAAAATCTGAATTCGTTAGTTCGTGATCATATGAAGTTCGGATTCTTCATATCGTGACCAGATTGATGTCATAAGGTTTGAGTCCCGAGTCTTCGTTAAGCCGGTTAGCAGGATTAGCATCAGGAGTGATGCATCAGTATTGTCGATACTTAAAAGATATCTCGGAACTGATAATTCTGTGATAGTCTAAAGTGTCAGATTGTTTAATCTTCGAGCAGATGAGTTATTTTCTAGACTAACCGCCGGAGAGTGATGATGTTTGTTGGTTAAGTTGATGTCGGGACTAACGGAGAAGACTATACATCTGCTATCGTGACTGAAGAGGAAGAATGTGAATCTGATTATGGAAGAATGTTTCTCAGATCAGCACGTGTTACCAAATGATTTGTTATCCAATGAAGATTTGTTTATTGTGCAGATTACCGTTTACACTGATCAATTATTCAGGAGTGTGCTTAACAATGATACGGAAAACGAGATttcagattttcgtgggtattcATAGACTTGAAGTTTACCGGTGTGGCGATTCGACATTTCTATCAA encodes:
- the LOC110923138 gene encoding squamosa promoter-binding-like protein 8; this encodes MLDYEWGMLNGAVSVTAVDEPASQSDQTRHIFDHYSQTFNDTNNSHYLNPNDFIHQTHNPTHHYLHNHPTQTHPHFSSMYDPRAYAGECGYQHSPTPLLSLEPESGGSQPAYMLLPKTEPAACAIDFANNRIGLNLGGRTYFSSAEDDFVNRLYRRSRPLEAALVSSPRCQAEGCNADLTNAKHYHRRHKVCEFHSKASTVITAGLTQRFCQQCSRFHLLSEFDNGKRSCRKRLADHNRRRRKSSQNQDHSKSFVTATSTQSSSSEIISRYQADSRV